In a single window of the Scyliorhinus torazame isolate Kashiwa2021f chromosome 2, sScyTor2.1, whole genome shotgun sequence genome:
- the LOC140407817 gene encoding secreted phosphoprotein 24-like, whose protein sequence is MKSLLLTIAAMQILHCSGMPSPKDALRASVLKLNKITEITNLCGITRRRVKDVYRTGKVSYNVDLTFSVKETVCSKNSGLEFDDPGCHFRSKKSAEKGLCKSRVEYFADEVIEVDVECRGLKTIDSNSESSESSENSIEVETKSIETLIEESPNVKSKSTESSLEESPSVRSKSAETSFDVSSNEHNDDSRDRH, encoded by the exons ATGAAATCCTTACTCCTCACCATTGCTGCAATGCAGATCCTCCATTGCTCAG gaaTGCCGAGCCCTAAGGATGCTCTGAGAGCGTCAGTTCTAAAACTGAACAAAATCACCGAGATCACCAATCTGTGTGGGATAACCAGGAGAAGAGTGAAGGAT GTTTATCGCACAGGAAAAGTGTCGTACAACGTGGATTTAACATTCTCTGTGAAAGAAACCGTATGCTCCAAGAATTCGGGATTGGAATTTGATGATCCCGGCTGTCACTTCCGTTCCAAAAAGTCCGCA GAAAAAGGTTTGTGCAAAAGCCGTGTTGAATATTTTGCTGATGAGGTTATTGAGGTTGATGTGGAGTGTCGAGGTTTGAAGACAATTGACAGCAACAGTGAATCATCAGAATCGAGTGAGAACAGTATTGAG GTTGAAACCAAATCAATAGAGACATTGATCGAGGAATCGCCAAAT GTGAAAAGCAAGTCAACAGAATCATCCCTGGAGGAGTCTCCGAGT GTGAGAAGCAAGTCAGCAGAAACATCGTTTGATGTGTCTTCAAAC GAACACAACGATGATTCAAGAGACCGACACTAA